One region of Lathamus discolor isolate bLatDis1 chromosome 2, bLatDis1.hap1, whole genome shotgun sequence genomic DNA includes:
- the LOC136008184 gene encoding zinc finger protein 282-like, with product MQFPGCPWLLGGAAGPGPQRAGTDSGSSPGPATGPAAEAGGSAAPLRSALSPPRPGPSRRGPAQHRGAMAEWAPAQVQEWNVEAPHLMPLQPPLLPERAHVREAQLHSAEASLWTVVATVQAMERKIDLLATRLLSLEGRSGTAEKKLLDCEKTAMEFGNQLESKWAVLGTLIQEYGLLQRRLENVENLLKNRNFWVLRLPPGPRGEVPKVPVTFVDIAVYFSAEEWKNLEEWQKELYNNLVKENYESLISLDGALSRSEAQPRSERPEGPCVPEQRDLEQRELPTDACAESLISTSDILSRIKQEVAFVGEQQFTEERAMPADPCAGADALITAHDFLSWIKQEEEPCVREPWELPEREMLTGPGPAGDGLLVKTEERCPHAEPPDEVGLPGSSGELLFPSTGFGNAEGQAAVTPAPAVALPAQHRLGKAPGSEPGPGAEAAGPTATPGPAEERPHGCTECGKSFSGKKSLRIHQRSHAAERPYPCAECGKSFNCHSGLVRHQMIHRGERPYKCTECGKCYSRKEHLQNHQRLHTGERPFACAACGKSFIRKQNLLKHQRIHTGERPYQCPACGRSFRYKESLKDHQRVHGAEAGAPPLPPSGIMPPGD from the exons ATGCAATTCCCCGGCTGCCCCTGGCTCctcggcggggcggcggggcccggcccgcAGCGCGCAGGCACCGACAGCGGCTCCAGTCCCGGCCCCGCTACCGGCCCCGCCGCGGAGGCGGGCGGCAgcgcggccccgctccgctccgcgctCTCCCCGCCGCGGCCCGGGCCCAGCCGCCGGGGCCCGGCCCAGCACCGCGGGGCCATGGCCGAGTGGGCGCCCGCCCAG GTGCAGGAATGGAATGTGGAGGCCCCTCACCTGATGCCACTGCAGCCACCGCTGCTGCCGGAGCGGGCACACGTGCGAGAGGCCCAGCTCCACTCTGCCGAGGCCTCCCTCTGGACCGTGGTGGCCACGGTGCAGGCGATGGAGAGGAAGATCGACCTCCTTGCCACCCgcctgctcagcctggagggTCGGTCCGGCACGGCCGAGAAGAAGCTCCTGGACTGCGAGAAGACGGCCATGGAGTTTGGGAACCAGCTGGAGAGCAagtgggctgtgctgggcaccCTCATCCAGGAGTACGGGCTGCTCCAGCGGCGCCTGGAGAACGTGGAGAACCTCCTCAAGAATAGGAACTTCTGGGTGCTGCGCCTGCCCCCTGGCCCCCGGGGCGAGGTCCCCAAG GTACCGGTGACGTTTGTTGACATTGCTGTCTACTTCTCCGCGGAGGAGTGGAAGAATTTGGAGGAGTGGCAGAAAGAGCTGTACAATAACCTGGTGAAGGAGAACTATGAGTCTTTGATCTCCCTGG ACGGTGCCCTCTCTAGAAGCGAGGCACAGCCCCGCAGCGAGCGCCCAGAGGGACCTTGTGTCCCTGagcagagggacctggagcagAGGGAGCTGCCGACGGATGCCTGCGCGG AGTCACTGATCTCCACCTCCGACATCCTGTCCCGGATCAAACAGGAGGTGGCCTTCGTTGGGGAGCAGCAGTTCACGGAGGAGCGGGCGATGCCGGCAGACCCCTGCGCAG GCGCAGACGCCCTGATCACTGCCCATGACTTCTTGTCATGGATCAAGCAGGAGGAAGAGCCCTGTGTCCGCGAGCCCTGGGAGCTGCCGGAGAGGGAGATGCTGACAGGCCCTGGTCCTG CAGGCGATGGGCTGCTGGTGAAGACAGAGGAGCGGTGCCCCCACGCCGAGCCCCCCGATGAGGTGGGTTTGCCAGGCAGCTCTGGGGaactgctcttccccagcaCGGGCTTTGGGAACGCTGAGGGACAGGCAGCGGTGACACCGGCTCCAGCGGTGGCTCtaccagcacagcacagactgGGCAAAGCTCCGGGCTCAGAGCCGGGGCCGGGAGCCGAGGCAGCGGGTCCCACTGCGACACCGGGGCCTGCCGAGGAGCGGCCGCACGGCTGCACTGAGTGCGGGAAGAGCTTCAGCGGGAAGAAGAGCCTGCGGATCCACCAGCGGAGCCACGCGGCCGAGCGCCCCTACCCCTGCGCCGAGTGCGGCAAGAGCTTCAACTGCCACTCGGGGCTGGTGCGGCACCAGATGATCCACCGCGGCGAGCGGCCCTACAAGTGCACCGAGTGCGGCAAGTGCTACAGCCGCAAGGAGCACCTGCAGAACCACCAGCGCCTGCACACGGGCGAGCGGCCCTTTGCCTGCGCCGCCTGTGGCAAGAGCTTCATCCGCAAGCAGAACCTGCTCAAGCACCAGCGCATCCACACCGGAGAACGGCCCTACCAGTGCCCGGCCTGCGGACGCAGCTTCCGCTACAAGGAATCCCTCAAGGATCACCAGCGGGTCCACGGGGCTGAGGCGGGGGCCCCCCCGCTGCCGCCCTCTGGCATCATGCCCCCTGGGGACTAG